In Paraflavitalea devenefica, the following are encoded in one genomic region:
- the uvrC gene encoding excinuclease ABC subunit UvrC: MTAQEFQNIAHTIPVNPGIYKYYDAQNTLLYVGKAKSLRKRVSSYFVKTFTSYKTHELVQRIHHIEFTIVDSEQDAFLLENSLIKQFQPRFNINLKDDKTYPYIVIKKEPFPRIFLTRTVIADGSEYLGPFTSVGRVRELISFIRNNIPLRTCKLNLTANNIQKKKFKVCLEYHLGNCKGPCEGLQTEADYREGLQQIRNILKGNLSPVIQHFKEEMKAAAAQLAFEKAEIIRKKIDHLEQYQAKSIITTNRLTNVDVFSLLRDGDQAYVNYLMVQNGTIVQTHTSLLETHLDEPDEEVLSFAIGQIRTTFNSLSSELIVPFELEYAEPNVILTIPKGGDKKKLLELSEKNVNYFREELKRKKILRLEGKDDWERKEVLYQLQEDLQLPEAPVHIECFDNSNFQGSYPVSAMVCFKDGVPSKKDYRHYNVKTVQGINDFATMKEVVYRRYKRLQDEKQSFPQLVIIDGGKGQLGAALESIEELGLQGTMTLVGLAKNEEEIFFAGDQESVKLPYNSESLKLIRRIRDEVHRFGITFHRQKRSKGTFKNELEQIKGIGKNTADQLLKEFKSVKRIKELPEEELIKSVGASKAKLIRDHFTQAGGAEKSLL, translated from the coding sequence ATGACGGCACAGGAGTTCCAAAATATTGCACATACCATACCGGTCAATCCGGGTATCTATAAATATTACGATGCACAGAATACCCTCCTTTATGTAGGCAAGGCCAAAAGCCTGCGCAAAAGGGTTAGTTCCTACTTCGTTAAAACCTTTACCTCCTACAAAACGCATGAGCTGGTACAGCGTATCCACCACATTGAATTTACCATTGTAGATTCAGAGCAGGACGCCTTTTTACTGGAAAACTCGCTCATCAAGCAGTTCCAGCCACGTTTTAACATCAACCTCAAAGACGATAAGACCTATCCATACATCGTTATCAAAAAAGAGCCCTTCCCCCGTATCTTCCTTACCCGTACCGTCATTGCCGACGGCTCGGAGTACCTGGGGCCTTTTACCTCGGTAGGCCGGGTACGGGAGCTCATCAGTTTCATCCGTAACAACATCCCCCTGCGCACCTGTAAGCTCAACCTTACGGCCAACAACATCCAGAAAAAGAAATTCAAAGTATGCCTCGAATACCACCTCGGCAACTGTAAAGGCCCTTGTGAAGGGCTGCAAACCGAAGCCGATTACCGGGAAGGGCTGCAACAGATACGGAACATCCTGAAAGGCAATCTCAGCCCGGTTATACAGCATTTCAAAGAGGAAATGAAAGCAGCGGCAGCACAACTGGCCTTTGAAAAGGCAGAGATCATCCGCAAAAAAATTGACCACCTGGAGCAATACCAGGCCAAATCCATCATCACCACCAACCGCCTTACCAATGTGGATGTATTCTCCCTGCTACGGGATGGCGATCAGGCCTATGTGAACTACCTCATGGTACAGAACGGCACCATTGTGCAAACGCATACTTCCCTGTTGGAAACCCATCTCGATGAGCCGGATGAGGAAGTACTATCCTTTGCTATCGGGCAGATACGTACCACCTTTAACAGCCTTTCTTCAGAGCTCATTGTGCCCTTTGAACTGGAATATGCCGAGCCCAATGTCATCCTCACCATTCCGAAAGGAGGGGATAAAAAGAAACTGCTCGAACTCTCAGAAAAGAACGTTAACTACTTCCGGGAAGAACTGAAAAGGAAAAAAATCCTCCGGCTGGAAGGAAAGGACGATTGGGAAAGAAAAGAAGTATTATACCAGTTACAGGAAGACCTGCAGTTGCCCGAAGCGCCTGTGCACATTGAATGCTTTGATAACTCCAACTTCCAGGGCAGCTACCCGGTTTCGGCCATGGTATGCTTTAAAGATGGAGTGCCCAGCAAAAAAGACTACCGGCATTACAATGTAAAAACAGTACAGGGCATCAACGACTTTGCCACCATGAAAGAGGTGGTATACCGCCGTTATAAAAGGCTGCAGGACGAAAAGCAATCCTTCCCGCAACTGGTCATCATTGATGGCGGTAAAGGGCAGTTAGGGGCTGCCCTGGAAAGCATTGAAGAGTTGGGACTGCAAGGCACCATGACCCTGGTGGGCCTGGCCAAAAATGAGGAAGAGATCTTCTTTGCCGGCGATCAGGAATCAGTAAAACTTCCCTATAACAGCGAAAGTCTTAAGCTCATCCGCCGTATCCGCGATGAAGTACACCGCTTTGGCATCACCTTCCACCGCCAGAAACGCAGTAAAGGCACCTTTAAAAATGAACTGGAACAAATAAAAGGCATCGGCAAAAACACAGCCGACCAGCTGCTCAAAGAATTTAAATCGGTAAAACGTATTAAGGAACTGCCGGAAGAAGAGTTGATAAAATCAGTAGGCGCCTCCAAAGCAAAGCTTATCCGTGATCACTTTACACAAGCCGGAGGGGCCGAAAAAAGCCTGCTCTGA
- a CDS encoding rod shape-determining protein MreD: MSDLVKNIIRFALFIFIQVYVLFQIPPLHRFIVPYIYFLYILWLPFRISRGTLTLVGFLFGMTLDFFTSTPGLHAAPCVLIAYLRPFLVNILIPQEGAEQNYKSPSITSMGLAPYATYILILTLLHNAYLVFLEWLQFGSFWYFLGKVLATTGISLLLILITELLFYRKEKFRTNTA; this comes from the coding sequence ATGAGTGATCTTGTTAAAAATATAATCCGTTTCGCTTTATTCATATTCATCCAGGTGTATGTGCTATTCCAGATACCGCCATTACACCGTTTCATTGTTCCCTACATCTACTTCCTGTACATCCTGTGGCTGCCTTTCCGCATTTCCCGTGGCACTTTAACACTGGTAGGGTTTCTCTTTGGTATGACCCTCGACTTCTTCACCAGCACGCCCGGTTTGCATGCAGCGCCCTGCGTACTGATTGCCTACCTGCGTCCCTTCCTGGTAAACATCCTCATCCCGCAGGAAGGCGCCGAGCAGAACTATAAATCGCCCTCCATCACCAGTATGGGATTAGCGCCCTATGCCACTTACATCCTTATTTTAACGTTGTTACACAATGCATACCTCGTATTTTTGGAATGGCTGCAGTTTGGTTCCTTCTGGTACTTCCTGGGAAAAGTATTGGCAACAACCGGCATCAGTTTATTGTTAATACTCATTACTGAACTACTTTTCTACCGTAAAGAAAAATTCAGGACCAACACTGCTTAA
- a CDS encoding RNA polymerase sigma factor: protein MAVTTQDSELLVQFRNPATKESAYTSIIRKYQEKLYWHVRRMVIEHEDANDVLQNVFIRVWNALENFREDSQLYTWLYRIATNECLTFLEQQKKRSAVPLGDVESGLENKIKADKHFDASKLEWKLQLAIQQLPEKQRIVFGLRYYDEMPYEEMAKVLETSEGALKASYHHAVKKIEDYILNH, encoded by the coding sequence ATGGCGGTTACCACCCAAGACAGTGAGTTGTTGGTGCAGTTCCGTAATCCTGCTACCAAAGAAAGTGCGTATACGTCCATTATCCGGAAATACCAGGAGAAGTTATACTGGCATGTTCGCCGGATGGTGATAGAACATGAAGATGCCAATGACGTATTGCAGAATGTGTTTATCCGCGTGTGGAATGCCCTGGAGAATTTCAGGGAGGACTCACAGCTTTATACCTGGCTTTACCGCATTGCCACGAATGAGTGCCTTACTTTCCTGGAGCAGCAGAAGAAACGCAGTGCTGTGCCCCTGGGAGATGTGGAGAGCGGGCTGGAAAACAAGATTAAGGCCGATAAGCATTTTGATGCTTCCAAGCTGGAATGGAAACTCCAGTTGGCTATTCAGCAACTACCTGAAAAACAGCGAATTGTATTTGGTTTGAGATATTATGATGAAATGCCCTATGAGGAGATGGCCAAAGTGCTGGAAACCTCGGAAGGAGCCCTGAAAGCCTCTTACCACCATGCTGTAAAAAAAATTGAGGATTATATACTAAATCATTAA
- the mreC gene encoding rod shape-determining protein MreC gives MRNIFLFIRRYFNFLFFMVMQMVALYILFHYNRFHEAAFMGVASEVTGRVNEKYNNVEYYFKLKKTNEALVKENEQLRNQLLQNFETPDTTKQVVSDSLFRDTLGQTRKYLFRAAKVVNNSVNFQNNYFTIHRGENQGVKKDMGVISPSGVAGSVIFTSSNFAVVMSLLHSQSRLSAKLKKSGETGQVLWDGKNASYLTMINLPKSMPVNKGDSIITSQYSSRFPQGILIGIVAEIVDDKSSNFYTLKLKAATDFYNIEHVNVIENLQKEEQKKLEEAIKTNE, from the coding sequence GTGCGTAATATATTTCTCTTCATCAGAAGGTACTTTAACTTCCTGTTCTTCATGGTGATGCAGATGGTGGCATTATATATCCTGTTTCACTACAACCGTTTCCACGAAGCTGCTTTCATGGGCGTAGCCAGTGAGGTAACAGGCCGTGTCAATGAAAAATATAACAACGTAGAATACTACTTCAAGCTCAAAAAGACCAACGAAGCACTCGTAAAGGAAAATGAGCAGTTACGCAACCAGTTGCTCCAGAACTTCGAAACACCCGATACCACCAAACAGGTAGTCAGTGATTCCCTTTTCCGCGACACGCTGGGGCAAACCCGGAAATACCTGTTCCGCGCAGCCAAAGTGGTCAACAACTCCGTCAACTTCCAGAACAACTACTTTACCATTCACCGGGGTGAGAACCAGGGTGTAAAAAAAGATATGGGCGTTATCAGCCCTTCCGGTGTTGCCGGCTCTGTCATCTTTACCAGCAGCAACTTTGCTGTAGTCATGAGCCTGCTGCACAGCCAGAGCCGTTTGAGCGCCAAACTCAAGAAAAGCGGTGAAACCGGCCAGGTGTTGTGGGATGGGAAAAATGCCTCTTACCTCACCATGATCAACCTGCCCAAAAGCATGCCCGTAAATAAAGGCGACTCCATCATAACCAGCCAGTATTCCAGCCGGTTCCCACAGGGCATCCTGATAGGCATTGTGGCAGAAATAGTGGACGACAAATCCAGCAACTTCTACACCCTTAAATTAAAAGCCGCTACCGACTTTTATAATATAGAGCATGTTAACGTGATAGAAAACCTGCAAAAAGAAGAGCAAAAAAAACTGGAGGAAGCCATTAAAACCAATGAGTGA
- the mrdA gene encoding penicillin-binding protein 2, whose amino-acid sequence MALFNQSRSNIIRLIFLGIFLIILVQLLNLQVISGKYQQLAMDNAVFPKVKYPDRGIIFDRKNRAILNNTIMYDLVVTPNESKQTDTFALCEILGIDTAEYKKKILEARFKNGPYRPSIFEDLLTPELHARLDENIWKFPGFALVERPVRVYPFNAAAHILGYITEADSPIIKRSGGFYRMGDYVGRSGLEAYYEHILMGQRGVQYMIKDNRNRLVGNYENGRFDTAAIAGRNLRTYIDMDLQQLAEQLINNKVGAVVAIDPKTGGILAMASGPNYDPNSLTGPNKQKNYSQLTLDVGGPLLNRAIQGYYEPGSTFKPLGALIALDEGVITPSYGYPCTGRYFGCGHGKPACTHSNPGHAANLRLAIANSCNSYFVQVYRNSVDNPAYRGVKKGYEKWRDYLNAFGLGQRTGVDLASEYIGLIPDTTRYNREYRGSWNSCTNLTLGIGQDMMQATPLQLANAICIIANKGYYYTPHFVSEIDGQAAADTILNKFKVKHEVLTQIPDDAYEAVHSGMQEVIEGTSSRAKVPGITICGKTGTAEKYRVIQGRRIKLEDNSVFVCFAPREDPKIALAVVVENSGYGNTWAAPIAGLMLERYLKDSLSAERKKEVDRIANSSLLPSYIPYLQYIEDSARAGSWLKRYKDSSMIKKFLHERTRPPFPKSKEGKSSRHALVLPDPRLFTKNILA is encoded by the coding sequence ATGGCTCTATTTAACCAATCCCGCAGTAATATTATCCGGCTCATCTTCCTGGGAATATTCCTCATTATATTGGTACAATTACTAAATCTGCAGGTAATCTCCGGCAAATACCAGCAGTTGGCCATGGACAATGCGGTATTCCCCAAAGTAAAATATCCCGACCGCGGTATTATCTTCGACCGTAAGAACAGGGCTATCCTCAATAATACCATCATGTACGACCTGGTGGTAACACCCAATGAATCCAAACAAACCGACACCTTTGCCCTCTGTGAAATTCTGGGAATAGATACTGCCGAATACAAAAAGAAAATACTGGAAGCACGTTTTAAAAATGGCCCTTACCGGCCCTCCATTTTTGAAGACCTGCTCACACCCGAACTGCATGCCCGGCTGGATGAGAACATCTGGAAATTTCCCGGCTTTGCCCTCGTGGAACGTCCTGTGCGGGTATATCCCTTCAACGCAGCAGCGCATATACTGGGTTACATTACGGAAGCAGACTCCCCCATCATCAAACGCTCAGGCGGTTTTTACAGGATGGGCGATTATGTAGGCCGCAGCGGACTGGAAGCCTATTATGAACATATATTGATGGGACAGCGCGGAGTGCAATACATGATCAAAGACAACCGGAACCGCCTCGTTGGCAACTACGAAAACGGCCGGTTCGATACCGCCGCTATTGCAGGACGCAACCTGCGCACCTATATTGACATGGACCTGCAGCAACTGGCCGAACAGCTCATCAATAACAAAGTAGGCGCCGTAGTAGCGATAGATCCCAAAACCGGCGGCATCCTCGCCATGGCTTCCGGTCCCAACTATGACCCCAACAGCCTCACCGGTCCCAATAAACAAAAGAACTATAGCCAGCTTACCCTCGATGTAGGCGGTCCCCTGCTCAACAGGGCCATACAGGGATATTATGAGCCGGGCTCCACCTTTAAGCCCCTCGGCGCACTTATAGCACTGGACGAAGGCGTGATCACACCATCCTACGGTTATCCCTGCACAGGCAGGTACTTTGGATGCGGACATGGTAAACCGGCCTGTACACACAGTAATCCCGGCCATGCCGCCAACCTGCGCCTGGCAATTGCCAATTCCTGCAACTCCTACTTTGTACAGGTGTACAGGAATTCGGTAGATAACCCGGCCTACAGGGGCGTAAAAAAAGGATATGAAAAATGGCGGGATTACCTGAATGCATTTGGATTGGGACAACGCACCGGCGTTGACCTCGCCAGTGAATACATCGGGCTGATCCCCGATACAACGCGTTACAACAGGGAATACCGCGGCTCCTGGAATTCCTGTACCAACCTTACGCTGGGTATCGGACAGGATATGATGCAGGCAACGCCCCTCCAGTTGGCCAACGCCATCTGCATCATCGCCAATAAAGGGTACTACTATACGCCGCATTTTGTAAGCGAAATAGACGGACAGGCGGCAGCCGATACCATCCTCAATAAATTCAAGGTCAAACACGAAGTATTGACCCAGATACCAGACGACGCTTACGAAGCGGTACACAGCGGTATGCAGGAAGTAATTGAAGGCACTTCCTCCAGGGCAAAGGTTCCCGGCATTACCATTTGCGGGAAGACAGGTACAGCCGAAAAATACCGCGTCATCCAGGGCAGGCGGATCAAACTGGAAGATAACTCTGTATTCGTTTGTTTCGCTCCGCGGGAAGATCCTAAAATAGCACTGGCCGTAGTAGTGGAAAACAGTGGTTATGGTAATACCTGGGCAGCGCCCATTGCAGGTCTTATGCTGGAAAGATATCTAAAAGACAGCCTCTCTGCTGAAAGGAAAAAAGAAGTAGACAGGATCGCCAACTCCAGCCTCCTGCCTTCCTATATTCCGTACCTGCAGTATATAGAAGACTCTGCAAGGGCAGGCAGTTGGTTAAAGCGGTATAAGGACAGTTCGATGATCAAGAAGTTCCTGCACGAACGTACCCGTCCTCCTTTCCCGAAGTCTAAGGAAGGAAAATCTTCCAGGCATGCACTGGTACTGCCCGATCCGAGATTATTCACCAAAAATATCCTTGCTTAA
- the porN gene encoding type IX secretion system ring subunit PorN/GldN: protein MKNRIIKLCLLLTVMAFATAEADAQAKKPNRTTKKRTTTAKKGGTTNRTNNAANTAAIAPPVDTVKPAPPPTAEIKIPTIKRSLRNDNAIERNLVKDRLPLPYEHIREDDAAYMQRVWREIDVHEKMNLAFVYKADGDQGNQRFINILLNAVKNDSITAFSADDDRFTTPMTFQQISEQLVAKPRIIQVPDLVADPLGDKGIMRDTTIIEEFNPDKVERYWIKEDVVFDRESSRMHTRILGIAPLKTISNDDGSFRDVTPVFWVYYPDLRPVFAKHEVYNGKNYGARMSWEELFESHMFSSRIIKSTISNPNDEFIKSYVKDPILALLEGENIKERIFNYEQDLWSY from the coding sequence ATGAAGAACCGTATTATCAAATTGTGTTTGTTGCTCACTGTGATGGCGTTTGCCACTGCTGAAGCAGATGCGCAGGCCAAAAAGCCCAACAGGACCACCAAGAAACGTACTACCACTGCTAAAAAAGGTGGTACTACCAACAGGACCAACAATGCAGCCAACACTGCAGCCATTGCTCCTCCGGTGGATACTGTAAAGCCGGCCCCTCCTCCCACAGCGGAAATCAAGATTCCGACTATCAAGAGGTCATTGCGCAATGACAATGCCATTGAGCGGAACCTGGTAAAAGACCGGCTTCCCTTACCTTATGAGCACATTCGCGAGGATGATGCGGCCTATATGCAGCGTGTATGGAGAGAAATTGACGTACACGAGAAGATGAACCTGGCATTTGTATACAAAGCAGATGGTGACCAGGGTAACCAGCGGTTTATTAATATCCTGCTGAATGCTGTTAAAAATGACAGTATTACTGCCTTCTCTGCAGATGATGACCGGTTCACTACACCCATGACCTTCCAGCAGATCTCTGAACAACTGGTAGCCAAGCCGAGGATTATCCAGGTACCTGACCTGGTGGCAGACCCGTTGGGCGACAAGGGTATCATGCGGGATACAACCATCATCGAGGAATTCAATCCCGATAAGGTAGAAAGATATTGGATTAAAGAAGACGTTGTGTTCGATAGGGAATCATCGAGGATGCATACACGGATCTTAGGCATAGCCCCCCTGAAAACGATCAGCAATGATGACGGATCTTTCCGGGATGTTACCCCTGTTTTCTGGGTTTATTACCCCGATCTGAGGCCGGTATTTGCCAAGCATGAAGTGTATAATGGCAAAAACTATGGCGCCCGTATGAGCTGGGAAGAGCTGTTTGAAAGCCATATGTTTTCCAGTCGTATTATCAAGTCTACGATCAGCAATCCGAACGATGAGTTCATTAAATCCTACGTTAAAGATCCTATTCTCGCCCTGTTGGAGGGAGAAAATATCAAAGAAAGGATCTTTAATTATGAGCAGGATCTCTGGTCTTATTAA
- a CDS encoding MBL fold metallo-hydrolase — protein sequence MKIIPLSEGTFTIDKTKLFVPFDLSTDELQQRPTGSLLVEVQPFVVITPEDVLLLDTGLGFTTPAGRLQLHENLINNGINPAEVTKVLMTHLHKDHAGGVSSPDISSGQLSFPKATYYVQRKEFEFAFQKGFPSYIPEELEVLRTSPQVTWLDGNGVIDGYIKYEITAAHSPWHQVFWIVDGGERVFFGGDDAPQLQQMRSRFVAKYDYDGKKCMELRQQWWKQGEEEKWTFLFYHDVKNPVWNF from the coding sequence ATGAAAATCATTCCGCTCAGCGAAGGCACTTTCACGATCGACAAAACAAAGCTGTTCGTTCCCTTTGATCTCTCCACAGATGAGCTGCAACAAAGGCCCACAGGCAGTTTGCTGGTAGAGGTACAACCTTTTGTAGTCATTACGCCGGAAGATGTATTACTGTTGGATACAGGTCTGGGTTTCACCACTCCTGCAGGCAGGTTACAGCTTCATGAAAACCTCATCAACAATGGCATCAACCCGGCCGAGGTGACCAAAGTCTTAATGACCCACCTGCACAAGGACCATGCAGGGGGTGTAAGCAGTCCCGATATTTCCTCCGGCCAATTGAGCTTCCCCAAAGCTACTTATTACGTCCAGCGAAAGGAATTTGAATTTGCTTTTCAAAAAGGCTTTCCTTCTTATATACCCGAAGAACTGGAAGTGCTGCGCACTTCTCCGCAGGTAACCTGGCTCGATGGCAATGGTGTTATTGACGGGTATATTAAATATGAGATAACAGCCGCACACAGTCCCTGGCACCAGGTATTCTGGATAGTAGATGGCGGTGAAAGGGTGTTTTTTGGGGGTGATGATGCGCCTCAGCTACAGCAAATGCGCAGCCGCTTTGTAGCCAAATATGACTATGATGGCAAAAAGTGTATGGAATTGCGTCAACAATGGTGGAAACAGGGGGAAGAAGAGAAATGGACCTTTCTTTTTTACCATGATGTAAAAAATCCAGTCTGGAATTTCTAA
- a CDS encoding rod shape-determining protein — MGLFNFFTQEIAIDLGTANTLIIHNDEVVVNEPSIVALDRNNPKTVLAVGKRALMMHEKTHESIRTVRPLKDGVIADFNAAELMIREMIKMIYPKKPLFPPSWRMMICIPSSITEVEKRAVRDSAEQAGAKEVYLLHEPMAAALGIGIDVEEPVGNMIIDIGGGTTGITVIALAGIVCDQSIRIAGDEFTADIMEALRRYHSLLIGERTAEQIKINIGAAMKDLDNPPDDIPVNGRDLVTGIPKQIMVSYQEIAEALDKSIFKIEEAILKALEMTPPELAADIYRRGLYLTGGGALLRGLDKRLSQKIKLPVHVADDPLKSVVRGTGLALKNYEHYPFVMR, encoded by the coding sequence ATGGGCTTATTCAACTTTTTTACCCAGGAGATCGCCATAGACCTGGGTACAGCCAATACCCTCATTATCCATAACGACGAAGTAGTAGTGAATGAACCGAGCATCGTTGCCCTGGATCGAAATAACCCCAAAACCGTACTGGCCGTAGGAAAGCGTGCATTAATGATGCACGAGAAGACCCATGAAAGCATCCGCACCGTTCGTCCCCTGAAAGATGGTGTAATTGCCGACTTCAATGCCGCAGAACTAATGATACGGGAAATGATCAAAATGATCTATCCCAAAAAACCTTTATTCCCCCCCAGTTGGCGTATGATGATCTGCATCCCTTCCAGCATTACGGAAGTGGAAAAACGTGCTGTACGTGACAGTGCGGAACAGGCAGGCGCCAAAGAAGTATACCTCTTACACGAGCCGATGGCAGCGGCACTGGGTATAGGTATTGACGTGGAAGAGCCCGTTGGTAACATGATCATTGATATCGGTGGTGGTACTACCGGTATTACCGTAATAGCCCTGGCAGGTATCGTTTGTGATCAGAGTATCCGGATTGCCGGTGACGAATTCACCGCCGACATCATGGAAGCCCTGCGCCGTTACCATAGCCTGCTCATCGGTGAGCGCACTGCCGAGCAGATCAAGATCAACATCGGCGCTGCCATGAAAGACCTGGACAACCCACCCGATGATATCCCTGTTAACGGCCGTGACCTGGTAACCGGTATTCCCAAGCAGATCATGGTAAGCTACCAGGAAATCGCCGAAGCACTGGACAAAAGCATCTTTAAAATAGAAGAAGCCATCCTGAAAGCGCTTGAAATGACGCCGCCCGAGCTGGCAGCCGATATCTACCGCCGTGGCTTATACCTTACCGGTGGTGGCGCCTTACTGCGCGGACTGGATAAAAGGCTTAGCCAAAAGATCAAACTGCCGGTGCATGTGGCCGATGATCCGCTGAAGAGTGTTGTACGGGGTACCGGACTGGCATTAAAGAATTATGAACATTATCCCTTCGTAATGCGATAA
- the rodA gene encoding rod shape-determining protein RodA, with the protein MSQRNPAISKGVDWVLIWLYLALVAIGLLSIFSVTYHEGDNVIQSFLGFKTNYSKQFYFFIGSLTLGLFILLTDSKFFTATANIWYAVGIFLLLLVFPFHTEVKGTESIIRLGGFNLQPAELCKVFVNLALAKYLSRVETDFSTPRSHLIASAIILVPAAITIAQKETGLALVFLAFFLVMFREGFPAGYLIAGFSIGVLVVATLLVDKIILALALSAIGIIMIYLLRKQIKRRRRLLFSIAMIWGLSIITIVFVVPFLFTKVLQKHQVERIFSLIGKENPYARLNTVEGDEPAATSKKDADYNVRQSKIAIGSGGFSGKGLLKGTQTRFDFVPEQGTDFIFCTIGEGFGFLGCTVMLGIYLFLLLRIVNIAERQRSVFSRCYAYGVASVFFFHIAINVCMTIGLAPVIGIPLPFISYGGTSLLTFSTMLFILIRLDADRQMVLR; encoded by the coding sequence ATGAGCCAAAGAAATCCTGCTATATCAAAAGGTGTTGACTGGGTACTCATCTGGCTTTACCTCGCCCTGGTGGCCATTGGCCTGCTGAGCATATTCTCCGTTACGTACCATGAAGGAGATAATGTGATCCAGAGCTTCCTTGGTTTTAAAACCAACTATAGCAAGCAGTTTTACTTTTTCATTGGCTCTCTTACACTGGGACTTTTCATCCTGCTTACCGATAGTAAATTCTTCACAGCCACCGCCAACATCTGGTATGCAGTGGGTATCTTCCTGTTATTGCTTGTATTCCCTTTTCACACTGAAGTAAAAGGGACCGAATCCATCATACGGCTGGGCGGTTTCAACCTGCAACCGGCAGAGCTGTGTAAAGTGTTTGTGAACCTGGCGCTGGCCAAATACCTCTCCCGGGTGGAGACCGATTTTTCCACGCCCCGTTCCCACCTCATTGCTTCCGCTATCATACTGGTACCAGCGGCCATTACCATCGCACAAAAAGAAACCGGGCTGGCCCTGGTATTCCTGGCCTTCTTCCTGGTTATGTTCCGGGAAGGTTTTCCCGCCGGCTACCTCATTGCAGGATTTTCTATTGGCGTGCTGGTAGTAGCCACCCTGCTGGTGGACAAGATCATATTGGCGCTGGCGCTTTCAGCTATTGGCATCATCATGATCTACCTGTTAAGGAAGCAGATCAAACGCAGAAGAAGACTCCTCTTTTCCATAGCCATGATATGGGGGCTAAGTATCATCACCATTGTATTTGTGGTGCCCTTCCTCTTTACCAAAGTGCTGCAAAAGCACCAGGTAGAACGGATATTCTCACTCATCGGTAAAGAGAATCCCTATGCCAGGCTCAATACAGTGGAAGGAGATGAGCCTGCTGCCACCAGCAAAAAAGATGCGGACTACAATGTTCGCCAAAGTAAAATTGCCATTGGTAGTGGTGGCTTCTCCGGAAAGGGCTTATTGAAAGGCACCCAAACCCGCTTTGATTTTGTGCCCGAACAGGGTACCGACTTCATATTTTGTACCATAGGTGAAGGTTTCGGGTTCCTGGGTTGTACGGTCATGCTGGGTATCTACCTCTTCCTCCTGTTGCGGATAGTGAACATTGCCGAGCGGCAGCGAAGTGTATTCAGCCGTTGCTATGCCTATGGCGTAGCCTCTGTATTCTTCTTTCACATTGCCATCAATGTTTGCATGACCATCGGTCTGGCCCCTGTAATTGGTATTCCTTTGCCATTTATCAGCTACGGAGGAACTTCCTTACTTACCTTTTCTACCATGTTATTTATATTAATCCGCCTGGATGCCGACCGGCAAATGGTGCTGAGATAA